A genomic window from Leishmania mexicana MHOM/GT/2001/U1103 complete genome, chromosome 14 includes:
- a CDS encoding putative protein kinase produces MLEATNAARRRTSSIEQRNSYEALMHAIENRVNGDTINTTSIENKDATASTGGYAAAPTTATIASKHVDPMATNGVAQSELLSAHLTEQLTDIPAALSPGSCVRQQSQQLPPTQRKKYGKEEVSTAAAAKADAAVRNTEQTAVPSQQQQQQCQRADMKHHADAAEGGSEDDDDDEGAAQDDDEQALSLAALHSQPPITRRHASTAMLEADDDEDDDDGTAYDGVKTQVLFKPVNRAAYREVVASTWKPEGLTRRINIAGSDRQQNRDSNNSSSASEYKDSPYHPNSADDDDEAIATMATRNKAVRAAARTAPSMKVFRVPSFPYGGGVTEQQARILQRQFDECIHNGEHLSSNAAGPGLITKRDFDSGNYAEVSAATAQMDTTSFQPTSPYEFVVEVERDVRFDAVKAREERRHRFRQLVREKRAPATMGTFNLRVIMDPFKTGFEEEKNFPIVPGTVIAGRYEIIQMLGKATFSRAVRCYDLQDPIYNEDEESDEGEYEEDVDDVDDDDENGAAASLADGAGDVACIGNGGVTTASCKGSDTATTATASEQQVTSVSTATKSRLKPKRKILGYGQVCLKIINNTKDFFDQSLDEIRLLTLLNRQKDPDDAHIVRLIDAFYYKEHVMLVTELLRDTLYDYGKYNREEEKEFYFTVPRLRRLTRQIVEALTYVHSLNLIHTDLKPENIMFVSYSRCIVKVIDFGSSCFLSDHLSSYIQSRSYRAPEVVLGCDYDGRIDVWSLGAILVEMVTGDVLFTSDTVPEMLARIVYVCGTPFPRRMLWEGRHTSDYINKFGCIYEYGGGADGHHDRPEKGDTDDGEEPYCLYTPVPTMAPHICTSSSKSRAAASALPPPRTTTAPYSVLREKLAAANVVDEEFITFVEACLMLDHKKRPTSAELLEHPFIRDVML; encoded by the coding sequence ATGCTGGAGGCGACGAAtgcggcacggcgccgcaCGAGCTCGATCGAGCAGCGAAACTCGTACGAGGCTCTCATGCACGCCATCGAAAACCGCGTGAATGGCGATACAATCAACACCACTAGTATTGAGAACAAAGACGCGACTGCTTCCACCGGCGGCTACGCAGCGGCACCCACGACGGCGACCATCGCCTCAAAGCACGTCGATCCCATGGCGACCAACGGCGTTGCCCAGTCGGAGCTGCTGTCGGCACATCTCACGGAGCAGCTGACCGACATTCCAGCCGCACTGTCGCCTGggagctgcgtgaggcagcagtcgcagcaaCTCCCGCCGACTCAGCGCAAAAAATATGGAAAGGAAGAGGTGTCgacggccgcagcagcgaaggCTGACGCCGCTGTGCGCAACACGGAGCAGACCGCGGTGCcttcacagcagcagcagcagcaatgtCAGCGTGCGGATATGAAGCACCacgcggatgcggcggaaGGGGGCTcagaggacgacgacgatgacgagggtGCGGCCCAGGACGACGATGAGCAGGCGCTGTCTTTGGCAGCGTTGCACTCGCAGCCACCCATAACGCGCCGCCATGCTTCCACTGCGATGCTGGAGGCCGATGATGACGAGGATGATGACGACGGTACTGCCTACGACGGGGTCAAGACCCAGGTGCTCTTCAAGCCAGTCAACCGTGCCGCTTACCGCGAGGTGGTGGCTTCGACGTGGAAGCCGGAGGGCCTGACGCGCCGCATCAACATCGCCGGCAGTGACCGTCAGCAGAACCGGGAtagcaacaacagcagcagtgcgagCGAGTACAAGGACAGCCCCTATCATCCAAACTCGGCGGACGACGATGATGAGGCGATCGCGACGATGGCGACTCGCAACAAGGCAGTCAGGGCGGCTGCTCGGACAGCGCCATCTATGAAAGTGTTTCGCGTTCCCTCGTTCCCGTatggcggtggtgtgacggagcagcaggcgcggaTCCTGCAGCGACAGTTCGACGAGTGCATCCACAACGGCGAGCACCTCAGCTCCAACGCCGCCGGGCCTGGCCTCATCACGAAGCGCGACTTTGACTCGGGTAACTACGCCGAGGTCTCTGCAGCGACTGCGCAGATGGATACGACCTCCTTCCAACCAACGTCGCCGTACGAGTTTGTCGTCGAGGTGGAGCGCGACGTCCGTTTCGACGCTGTCAAGGCCCGTGAAGAGCGTCGCCATCGCTTCCGGCAGCTCGTGCGCGAAAAGCGCGCGCCGGCCACGATGGGGACTTTCAACCTGCGCGTCATCATGGACCCGTTCAAGACAGGCTttgaggaggagaagaacTTCCCGATCGTGCCTGGAACCGTTATTGCCGGTCGCTACGAGATCATTCAGATGCTGGGCAAGGCTACCTTCAGCCGTGCGGTGCGCTGCTACGATCTACAGGACCCAATCTAcaacgaggacgaggagagcgaTGAGGGGGAGTACGAGGAAGACGTCGATGAcgtcgatgacgacgatgagaacggtgccgctgcctcgctgGCCGATGGGGCCGGGGACGTGGCTTGCATCGGCAATGGAGGTGTGACCACCGCCTCTTGCAAGGGGTCGGATACCgctaccaccgccaccgctagCGAGCAACAAGTCACGTCTGTCAGCACAGCGACGAAGTCTCGCCTCAAGCCCAAGCGCAAGATCCTGGGGTACGGCCAAGTTTGCCTGAAGATCATCAACAACACAAAGGACTTCTTTGACCAATCGCTTGATGAGATACGactgctgacgctgctgaaCCGCCAGAAAGACCCTGATGACGCGCATATCGTGCGGCTCATCGACGCCTTCTACTACAAGGAGCATGTCATGCTcgtgacggagctgctgcgcgacaccTTGTACGACTACGGCAAGTACAaccgggaggaggagaaggagttCTACTTTACCGTTCCTCGCCTGCGCCGACTGACGCGGCAAATCGTCGAGGCGCTGACGTACGTGCACTCCCTCAACCTCATCCATACCGATCTCAAGCCGGAGAACATTATGTTTGTCTCCTACAGCCGCTGCATCGTCAAGGTGATCGACTTTGGCAGCAGTTGCTTCCTCAGCGACCACCTCAGTTCCTACATCCAGAGCCGCAGCTACCGGGCTCCAGAGGTGGTGCTGGGCTGCGACTACGACGGCCGCATTGACGTATGGTCACTTGGTGCGATTTTGGTAGAGATGGTGACAGGTGACGTCCTCTTCACCTCGGACACCGTGCCAGAGATGCTGGCGCGCATCGTGTACGTTTGCGGCACGCCGTTCCCGCGGCGCATGCTTTGGGAAGGCCGTCATACAAGCGACTACATCAACAAGTTCGGGTGCATCTACGagtacggcggcggcgcagatggGCATCATGACCGCCCCGAGAAGGGCGAcaccgacgacggtgaggagCCTTACTGCCTTTATACCCCGGTCccgacgatggcgccgcaCATTTGCACATCTTCGAGTAAGTcgcgggcggcagcgtcggcgctaccaccaccacggacgacgacggcccCGTACAGCGTCTTGCGCGAGAAGTTGGCCGCTGCGAAcgtggtggacgaggagtTCATCACGTTTGTGGAGGCGTGTTTGATGCTCGACCACAAGAAGCGGCCGACaagcgcggagctgctggaaCACCCCTTCATCAGGGATGTGATGCTGTGA